The following coding sequences lie in one Steroidobacter denitrificans genomic window:
- a CDS encoding CTP synthase, whose amino-acid sequence MTRYICVTGGVVSSLGKGISAASLGAILEARGLRVSMVKLDPYINVDPGTMSPFQHGEVFVTTDGTETDLDLGHYERFVRTTTSRNSNFTTGRIYERVIGKERRGDYLGATVQVIPHITDEIKHCIRMGAGDADVCMVEIGGTVGDIESLPFLEAIRQMGVELGHDNVLYMHLTLIPYIPSSGEIKTKPTQHSVKELRSIGIQPDILLCRSTDPLPDEQRRKIALFTNVEERAVITAVDADDLYEIPLLLHEQGLDDIVVRKLHLDVPPADLHEWREVVAAKANPDAAVTIALVGKYVNLRDSYISLTEALTHAGVRTRTRVNIQFVEATDIEKHGVGCLEGADAVLVPGGFGERGVDGKLQAIQFARERQLPYLGICLGMQLAVVEFARNVAGMQGAHSTEFARSTAHPVVALIAEWQDEKGTLEQRTDKSAMGGTMRLGAQEVRLSHGSLAHRIYGADLIMERHRHRYEFNNRYLQKLMNAGLRFSGFSRDGLVEMIELPSHPFFVASQFHPEFRSTPRDGHPLFTHFVQAARARRHQQLPAAVNA is encoded by the coding sequence ATGACGCGTTATATCTGTGTGACCGGCGGTGTCGTTTCCTCACTCGGAAAAGGCATCTCGGCGGCTTCCCTGGGCGCCATCCTTGAGGCTCGCGGGCTCAGAGTGAGCATGGTGAAGCTGGATCCGTACATCAACGTCGATCCCGGCACCATGAGCCCTTTCCAACATGGTGAAGTGTTCGTCACTACCGACGGTACGGAAACGGACCTGGATCTGGGTCACTACGAACGTTTCGTGCGCACCACGACTTCGCGCAACAGCAATTTCACCACCGGGCGGATCTATGAGCGGGTCATCGGCAAGGAACGCCGCGGCGACTATCTGGGTGCGACCGTCCAGGTCATCCCGCATATCACCGACGAGATCAAGCATTGCATCCGCATGGGTGCCGGCGACGCCGATGTATGCATGGTGGAAATCGGCGGTACGGTCGGTGACATCGAATCCCTGCCGTTCCTGGAGGCGATCCGCCAGATGGGGGTGGAGCTGGGGCACGATAATGTGCTCTATATGCATCTGACCCTCATTCCTTATATACCGAGTTCAGGCGAGATCAAGACCAAGCCGACACAGCATTCCGTCAAGGAACTGCGCTCGATCGGCATCCAGCCGGATATCCTGTTGTGCCGCTCGACCGATCCGCTGCCCGACGAGCAGCGCCGCAAGATCGCACTGTTCACCAATGTGGAGGAGCGCGCGGTCATCACGGCCGTGGATGCGGACGATCTGTATGAGATCCCGCTGTTGCTGCACGAGCAGGGGCTGGATGACATCGTGGTGCGCAAGCTGCACCTGGACGTACCGCCGGCCGACTTGCACGAATGGCGCGAGGTGGTGGCGGCGAAGGCGAATCCGGATGCGGCGGTGACGATCGCCCTGGTCGGAAAGTATGTCAATCTGCGCGATTCCTATATTTCACTGACCGAGGCGCTGACTCATGCGGGCGTGCGCACCCGCACGCGGGTGAACATCCAATTCGTGGAAGCGACCGATATCGAAAAGCACGGCGTCGGCTGCCTGGAGGGTGCCGATGCGGTGCTGGTGCCCGGCGGTTTCGGTGAACGCGGCGTCGACGGCAAGCTGCAGGCGATCCAATTCGCGCGCGAGCGGCAGCTTCCCTACCTCGGTATCTGCCTGGGCATGCAACTGGCGGTCGTCGAGTTCGCCCGCAACGTGGCCGGGATGCAGGGTGCGCATTCCACCGAGTTCGCCCGCAGCACGGCCCACCCCGTGGTGGCACTGATCGCCGAATGGCAGGATGAGAAGGGTACGCTGGAGCAGCGTACCGATAAATCCGCGATGGGCGGCACGATGCGCCTGGGCGCACAGGAAGTCCGGCTGTCGCATGGTTCGCTCGCGCATCGGATCTATGGTGCGGACCTGATCATGGAGCGTCATCGCCATCGCTATGAATTCAACAACCGATATTTGCAGAAGCTCATGAATGCGGGTCTGCGTTTTTCCGGCTTCTCGCGCGATGGTCTGGTGGAAATGATCGAACTGCCCTCGCATCCGTTTTTTGTGGCCAGCCAGTTCCATCCGGAATTTCGCTCCACGCCGCGCGACGGCCATCCGTTGTTCACACATTTCGTCCAGGCTGCGCGCGCTCGACGCCATCAGCAATTGCCGGCGGCAGTCAACGCCTGA